The window CAGATGATTGCTTTAATTCGCAAACTCAGCAGATAAATTCCCAGTACGAACAAAATGTGGTCCAGTCCCTTAGGAATGATATGGGTGAACCCGAGTTCCATATACTCTGCAGCGACTTCGGCCGTCGACTTGGGAATAAATTTTTCCGAAATGGGGAATGGATTACTTTCCTTGCCCTCCTTCAGCCAATTGGACAACCCTTTGTGTTCACCTGCATGCTTCACAACCAAAATGCTATCGCCGAACTTGGCAGCAAACGACCATCGAAATATCCGCGCCCCGACCGGAATTGTGCCTTCAAACTTCAGCGTACTCACCCGCGCCCGACCCGGGTCCTTAACTTCCGGCACCCGAACTGAAATTAATGTAGGCTCGACTAATTTCCCATCAAAGTTCAGTTTAAAACCTTGGATCAAAGTCGGCGCGAAGGCCATGATGCGGCTTTCCAGAACCTTCGGCGGCAAGGCACGCAGTTGATTGTACAGCGCCGCGTTGGGGGAGTCGGCGGTGTCTTTATCGCCCGGATCAATTCCCGCTAAAATAGCTTCTGCATTAACCCGCATTTCAAGGCTAAAGGTTCCGTCGAGGTGTAGCATGACGAGGGCAACGGCGGGACGCATCTTGTGA of the Rhodospirillaceae bacterium genome contains:
- a CDS encoding HupE/UreJ family protein produces the protein MMQVVNRQVIRKLVAVFGLMILSVAFTTNATAHKMRPAVALVMLHLDGTFSLEMRVNAEAILAGIDPGDKDTADSPNAALYNQLRALPPKVLESRIMAFAPTLIQGFKLNFDGKLVEPTLISVRVPEVKDPGRARVSTLKFEGTIPVGARIFRWSFAAKFGDSILVVKHAGEHKGLSNWLKEGKESNPFPISEKFIPKSTAEVAAEYMELGFTHIIPKGLDHILFVLGIYLLSLRIKAIIWQVTAFTVAHTITLGLTIYGLLSLPSSVVEPLISASIVYVAVENILTSEIKPWRIALVFGFGLLHGMGVAGVLSEIGLPRSEFLTALITFNIGVELGQLSIIAAAFVATGLWFRHKVWYRKAVVIPSSVIIALVGAYWTVERTLL